The following are encoded together in the Candidatus Cloacimonadota bacterium genome:
- a CDS encoding LemA family protein produces MKKGLIVLLIIILIVVFAASWFIGRYNKIQKEKVSVETAWAQVENVYQSRYDLVPNLVATVQGAADFERETLTQVTEARAQMGGQVNLPPESLTDPNAFQQFQSNQAGLSNALSRLMVVVERYPDIKANQNFLQLQAQLEGIENRIRTERMRYNDAAKLYNQMIVVFPNNIIASTIGAKAFQFFSADAEAQRAPQVQFN; encoded by the coding sequence AAAGGACTAATAGTTCTGCTAATAATCATTCTGATAGTTGTTTTTGCTGCAAGCTGGTTTATAGGCAGATACAATAAAATTCAGAAAGAGAAAGTTAGCGTAGAAACAGCTTGGGCTCAAGTGGAAAATGTGTACCAATCTAGATATGATTTAGTACCAAATCTAGTCGCTACTGTGCAGGGAGCAGCAGATTTTGAACGAGAAACACTTACTCAGGTTACCGAAGCTAGGGCTCAAATGGGCGGTCAAGTTAATCTGCCTCCAGAGTCTTTAACCGATCCTAACGCTTTTCAGCAATTCCAATCTAACCAAGCAGGGCTTTCCAATGCCCTAAGCAGACTTATGGTTGTTGTCGAAAGATACCCAGATATCAAAGCAAACCAAAACTTCTTGCAATTACAAGCTCAACTTGAAGGTATCGAAAACCGCATTCGTACCGAAAGAATGAGATATAATGATGCCGCTAAACTATACAATCAGATGATAGTAGTGTTCCCAAACAATATTATTGCAAGCACAATCGGCGCTAAGGCGTTCCAGTTCTTTAGTGCAGACGCAGAAGCCCAACGTGCTCCCCAGGTGCAGTTTAATTGA